One Silene latifolia isolate original U9 population chromosome 4, ASM4854445v1, whole genome shotgun sequence DNA segment encodes these proteins:
- the LOC141651932 gene encoding uncharacterized protein LOC141651932, which yields MTKIRDAGKEAGVDGGHDKMIIPPSSPLFLHPYDSPSLKLTQTMFNGENYDLWADAVRNGLDAKNKLGFVDGTVTKPTDANTYEAVAWRQYEAMVKAWLRRVIDEKKELKEHYSAGNAPRVHQLTCELTECKQGTRSVVEYYTHLKSIWDELAKYSRVPDYTCGAKAAFVKDKEEEKVHQFIMGLTTAFYDQFRSNLLMDDSLKSLSRAYALVLREERHKQ from the exons ATGACAAAGATCAGAGATGCAGGAAAGGAGGCAGGAGTCGATGGTGGTCACGACAAGATGATTATACCACCGTCATCACCGTTATTCCTTCATCCCTATGATAGTCCGAGTCTCAAATTGACTCAGACGATGTTCAATGGTGAGAACTATGATCTATGGGCTGATGCCGTTCGTAATGGGCTTGACGCAAAGAATAAATTAGGCTTTGTCGATGGCACTGTCACAAAACCCACAGACGCAAATACTTATGAAGCTGTAGCGTGGCGTCAGTATGAAGCCATGGTTAAAGCATGGTTACGTAGAGTGATTGATGAAAAA AAGGAGTTGAAGGAGCACTACTCGGCTGGAAACGCGCCTCGCGTCCATCAACTTACGTGTGAATTGACTGAGTGTAAACAAGGGACTCGGTCAGTAGTAGAATACTATACACACCTTAAATCCATTTGGGATGAATTAGCCAAGTATAGCCGCGTTCCTGACTATACTTGCGGTGCCAAGGCTGCTTTCGTAAAGGATAAAGAGGAAGAAAAAGTCCATCAATTCATCATGGGGCTTACCACTGCGTTTTATGATCAATTCCGCTCAAATTTATTGATGGATGACAGTCTTAAATCTCTAAGCCGTGCTTATGCTCTGGTTTTGAGAGAGGAACGTCACAAACAGTGA
- the LOC141651931 gene encoding uncharacterized protein LOC141651931 — MKNFVEEEGTCQLVEAFAEDTKAVATWPPRSYTCSFCKRDFRSAQALGGHMNVHRRDRAHLHHQAQAQPQTQAQTLTLAPHQPNVLGSASSVDPFINWANDVGVGVVSNKEMSLFYQFANNHNNGIVNNFELMSSFVNDDETMQVNEMSTEVICDTIEVNNEPIEELDLELRLGHFYSKIR; from the coding sequence atgaaaaatttTGTTGAGGAAGAAGGTACATGTCAGCTGGTGGAGGCGTTCGCGGAGGACACAAAGGCGGTCGCAACATGGCCACCAAGGTCATATACCTGCTCCTTCTGTAAGAGGGATTTCAGATCAGCTCAAGCCCTTGGTGGTCACATGAATGTGCACCGCCGTGATAGAGCTCACCTTCACCACCAAGCCCAAGCCCAACCCCAAACCCAAGCCCAAACCCTAACCCTAGCTCCCCATCAGCCTAATGTATTGGGTTCGGCATCCTCTGTTGACCCTTTTATTAATTGGGCTAATGATGTTGGTGTTGGAGTGGTTAGTAATAAAGAGATGTCACTCTTTTATCAGTTTgctaataatcataataatggTATTGTTAATAATTTTGAATTAATGTCTTCTTTTGTTAATGACGATGAGACGATGCAAGTGAATGAGATGTCAACTGAAGTTATTTGTGATACAATTGAGGTGAATAATGAACCTATTGAAGAGCTTGATTTAGAGCTTAGGTTGGGGCATTTCTATAGTAAAATCAGATAG